TTGAACTCATCGACGTTACTGATGACGGTGTTGTTCAAGTTAAATTGACTGGTGCTTGCGGAGGATGCCCGTTTGCAGTTATGACATTAAAAGAAGGAATAGAAAGAGCAATAAAAGAGGAGCTACCTGAAGTAAAGGAAGTTGTTGCTCTTTAAAAATAAAAAAGTCCGGATTTATTCCGGATTTTTTAATTAGAAAAAAAGGATTTTAAGAAAATACATAGAATACTATATATGGAAATAATTTCTAGGAGGTATTCTATGTATGTTTAAAAAGAATTTGATATCTTTGTTATTGGTGGTAATCATTACATTTAGCTCAAATTCCTTTGCATTTGGTTTATCAGAGTATACTTCAGACTATTATGCCAATAGTTATTTGAATCTTATAAAAGAGAAAATGCCTTTTGTAAAAGATATGTCTCTGGACAGCATCAAAAAAAATAATGATGGTTCATTAATCATTAGTATGAAGAAAAATAAAAATATATATAAAACACTGAATGTTTCAATAAATAATGGCAATATAACAAGTGTTGATTATTATGTTGATCCGTTAGGCTATTCTTTAGGAGAAAGTTTAGAATCAAATATAAGTGCGGATGATGCAATAACTATAGGGGAGAAATTACTTGAAAATTTGTTTAATGAGAAATTTGCATACATATCAACTATTAAAGACGAAACATATCTTGACGATGCTTTGAAAAAACCAACAATTTATAAATTATTGTTTAAAAATACAATATCTAATGTGCTAGTTTATAATTCTAATGCTTATGTATATATCGACTCTAAAAGTGGAGATATATTGAAATTAAAAGCAAAATGGTTAGATGAGTCTTTATATAATAAAAAAAAGGAAATATTGGATGCAAATGAGGCGGCAAAAATATTTAAAGATAAGTTTGATCCTGTTCTCGTATACTTAAAAAATAACGATAGTGATTTTCCAAAATACGGGTTGTACTATATATCTAACATCGATTATAACTTTTTAGGAATAAATGCCATAAATGGTAAGGCTGTAGACTATAATGGAGACGAACTTTATAATGACATTGTTTATATAAAAGGCAATTCAACAGAATTAAAAAGTTTCAATAAAATTGTGTCATATGAGGAAGCGCTGGAAATTGCAAAAAAGGAAATTTCGAACTTAAAAATAAATGATTTAAACATTTTAAGCAGCAAGAAAATAGACAAATATTCTTTGACCGGTAAAACAGCATATACGTTTAATATGAACCGCACAGATGAAGACTTAATCGCTAATGCAAGCGTAGCTGTTGATGAAGAAAGTGGAAAAGCAGTTAGCGAAAATATAGACATTTCCAACAATGATGGATTGTTTGATACTGAAGGTGATATAGATAGAGTTATTGATTATGTCAAAGGCATTTTTAGTGAAAAGACGTATAGTCTTGCACTAATAAAAAATCCTTTAATATATGGCAATGAAAAAACGTATTTGTTTTACCGAATCTACAATAATGCAATAGTTATGGATAATTATTTAAGAATTAAAACAGACAAAGATGGTAAAATAATAAATGTCTCTATAAATTGGGATGATGCAGAAAAGCCTTGTAAAAAAATTGTAGATAAAAATGTAGTAAAAAATATATTTTTAGATGAAAAACCGATTCTTTACTATATTTACAGCAATGAAGGTAAAATCCAGCCGGTTTACCTGTTTAAAAATATGGACTACATAATTGATGCATCGTCATGTAGAAAGATATCTGTCAATGAATTTAAAAAAAATAATTAGGAGTTGATATTGTGAATGAAAAACTTAAACTGGAAGCTGCAAAAGAATTAGGATTGTTGGAAAAAGCATACAAAGTAGGCTGGTCAAATTTAACTGCTCAAGAAACTGGTAAGATTGGTGCAATTGTCAAAAAGAGAAAAAAAAATAAAACTTTGTGATGCAAATTCAAGCTTAAGTGATGTACTTGTATTTGAGAGGTGATAGAAATGATTGACAATGAGAATATATATAGAAGGTCTGCAGAACTCATTAAAAAATCTAAAAAGACGATTGTGCTAACAGGTGCAGGTATATCAACTGAAAGCGGCATTCCTGATTTTAGAAGTCCGGGAACTGGGTTGTGGGAAAAGATGGACCCCATGGAGGCTTTGTCTACAAGAGTTTTGTACAATGATCCTATTAAATTCTACAATAATGGCTTTAAAATTCTTTTATCTATGAAAGATGCGAAACCAAATAAGGCCCATTATATATTGGCTCAATTAGAACAAGAAGGCTTGATATCTTGTGTAATAACTCAAAACATAGACAACTTGCATCAAAAAGCTGGATCCCACAAGGTGTTTGAAGTTCACGGCCAGACAAGGACCGGAAGCTGCATAAACTGCGGTGAAGTAGTTTCTATTGATTTACTGAATTCAAAAGTCGAGAAAGGAGAAATACCACCTAAATGTGACAAATGCAACGGCATATTAAGACCAGATGTGGTCATGTTTGGAGATCCGATGCCTGAAGACTTTGAAAAAGCTTGGCGTGAGGTGGAAAGCAGCGACTTAATGATTGTAATAGGTTCTTCACTGACAGTATCGCCGGTAAATTTTCTCCCTGGATTAGTAAAGCACCTTATAATCATCAATAAATCAGAAACGCCTGAAGACAGGAGAGCTGATGTAGTAATAAGGGAGTCTGCAGGCGAAGCATTAAGCAAAATTGTGAGATATTTAAAAACAGCAAAAAA
The nucleotide sequence above comes from Thermoanaerobacterium sp. CMT5567-10. Encoded proteins:
- a CDS encoding NifU family protein translates to MKERVEEVLNLLRPSLQADGGDVELIDVTDDGVVQVKLTGACGGCPFAVMTLKEGIERAIKEELPEVKEVVAL
- a CDS encoding peptidase propeptide domain-containing protein, giving the protein MFKKNLISLLLVVIITFSSNSFAFGLSEYTSDYYANSYLNLIKEKMPFVKDMSLDSIKKNNDGSLIISMKKNKNIYKTLNVSINNGNITSVDYYVDPLGYSLGESLESNISADDAITIGEKLLENLFNEKFAYISTIKDETYLDDALKKPTIYKLLFKNTISNVLVYNSNAYVYIDSKSGDILKLKAKWLDESLYNKKKEILDANEAAKIFKDKFDPVLVYLKNNDSDFPKYGLYYISNIDYNFLGINAINGKAVDYNGDELYNDIVYIKGNSTELKSFNKIVSYEEALEIAKKEISNLKINDLNILSSKKIDKYSLTGKTAYTFNMNRTDEDLIANASVAVDEESGKAVSENIDISNNDGLFDTEGDIDRVIDYVKGIFSEKTYSLALIKNPLIYGNEKTYLFYRIYNNAIVMDNYLRIKTDKDGKIINVSINWDDAEKPCKKIVDKNVVKNIFLDEKPILYYIYSNEGKIQPVYLFKNMDYIIDASSCRKISVNEFKKNN
- a CDS encoding small, acid-soluble spore protein, alpha/beta type, coding for MVNEKLKLEAAKELGLLEKAYKVGWSNLTAQETGKIGAIVKKRKKNKTL
- a CDS encoding NAD-dependent protein deacylase, with amino-acid sequence MIDNENIYRRSAELIKKSKKTIVLTGAGISTESGIPDFRSPGTGLWEKMDPMEALSTRVLYNDPIKFYNNGFKILLSMKDAKPNKAHYILAQLEQEGLISCVITQNIDNLHQKAGSHKVFEVHGQTRTGSCINCGEVVSIDLLNSKVEKGEIPPKCDKCNGILRPDVVMFGDPMPEDFEKAWREVESSDLMIVIGSSLTVSPVNFLPGLVKHLIIINKSETPEDRRADVVIRESAGEALSKIVRYLKTAKN